In one Corallococcus silvisoli genomic region, the following are encoded:
- a CDS encoding amino acid adenylation domain-containing protein — MDREALPLPARGAAHAPGTPPRDATEARLAGVWSELLGVSGVSVDDDFFALGGHSLMVARLAARIRGVFGTDVPLARLFQAPTLEGQARALTESSASHLAPLAPDGPREAHAPLSFAQERLWFLEQFEPGSPAYNIPTALRLRGELDVPALRGALDAILERHEALRTGYVLDGGRPFQQVRPFAPLELPVHDCSHLPGPEAVSEALQRASELAARPFDLREGRMLRARLMRVSARDHVLALVTHHIAFDGSHEPFAQELGALYSALQEGRRPALPAPPAQYPDFAVWQRSWLRGEVLEAHLAYWKRQLAGPLPTLQLPTDRPRPAIRGSRGGRLAFRLPAPLVERIDATSRAAGTTLFQTLLAAFWAFLGRLSEQEDILVAAPMMDRPHPEVAASIGNFVNTVVHRGDLRGDPSLRALLGRARAVSVEAQVHAGLPFNLLVEALQPERSTARTPIAQVMLSVLPSMPPVHLTGLSSEWIGLDNPSARFDLLLAFSRDDGELSGLLEYSSDLFDAETAVRLRTGFETFLSGAVAALDLPVSRLPLLTPAERTGILDGWNATRAPYSSGLCLHQLFEARADARPEAVALVLGERSVTYGELEARANRLAHHLRGLGVGPGVPVALLLERGLELVPAMLAVLKAGGCYVPLPASTPPARVRRILEDHGIATVLSDDVTHPTLDTLRGSLPGLKNVLCLDGEGLPERLPHTRPSRLATADDLAYIIFTSGSTGTPKGVAVRHRPVINLVEWVNRTYRVGPDDRVLFVTSIGFDLSVYDVFGLLAAGGSIRVATQDELRDPSALARVLETEPITLWDSAPATLVQCVPYFKGGSGGRLRRVFLSGDWIPVTLPEQLRSAFPAAEVVSLGGATEAVIWSNHYPIGRVDPSWASIPYGKPIQNARYHVLDRHLEPCPVGVPGDLFIAGDVLAEGYVGDAALTASRFIADPWRGEPGARMYRTGDRARYRPDGNLEFLGRLDQQVKIRGFRIELGELETVLSQHAGVRAAVVLAHGEHFARALCAYVVPASGRAPTAAELRAYLREHVPDYMVPAAFVLLASIPLTPSGKVDRKALPAPSAQAAPEAFVAPGNELEALVSEEWRQALGVDRVGVHDNFFDLGGNSLLVVQLHHRLEQRLGRPLPLVELLQFTTVHTLAAHLRQSQPEPKGVEVSAARSDAVAEGKNRLRAQLERKRRG; from the coding sequence GTGGACCGCGAGGCCCTGCCCCTTCCCGCACGGGGGGCCGCCCACGCGCCGGGGACGCCTCCCCGGGATGCCACCGAGGCCCGCCTCGCGGGCGTGTGGTCCGAGTTGCTCGGCGTGTCCGGCGTCAGCGTGGACGACGACTTCTTCGCCCTCGGGGGCCACTCGCTGATGGTCGCCCGCCTCGCGGCGCGGATCCGCGGGGTCTTCGGGACCGACGTCCCCCTCGCCCGCCTCTTCCAGGCCCCGACGCTGGAAGGACAGGCGAGGGCCCTCACGGAGTCCAGCGCCTCGCACCTCGCGCCGCTCGCTCCCGACGGACCGCGCGAGGCGCACGCTCCGCTCTCCTTCGCCCAGGAGCGCCTGTGGTTCCTCGAGCAGTTCGAGCCGGGCAGCCCGGCCTACAACATCCCCACCGCGCTGCGGCTGCGGGGGGAGCTCGACGTCCCGGCGCTGCGGGGCGCGCTCGACGCCATCCTCGAGCGGCATGAAGCGCTGCGCACCGGCTACGTGCTGGACGGCGGCCGGCCATTCCAACAGGTGCGGCCCTTCGCGCCGCTGGAGCTGCCCGTCCACGACTGCTCGCACCTGCCCGGTCCGGAAGCGGTGAGCGAGGCGCTCCAGCGGGCCTCGGAGCTGGCGGCCCGCCCCTTCGACCTGAGGGAGGGACGGATGCTGCGCGCGCGGCTCATGCGCGTCTCCGCCCGGGACCATGTCCTCGCGCTGGTCACCCACCACATCGCCTTCGACGGCTCACACGAGCCGTTCGCGCAGGAGCTCGGCGCCCTGTACTCCGCGCTCCAGGAGGGCCGGCGGCCCGCGCTCCCCGCGCCCCCCGCGCAGTACCCGGACTTCGCCGTCTGGCAGCGGAGCTGGCTGCGGGGCGAGGTGCTGGAGGCGCACCTCGCCTACTGGAAGCGCCAGCTCGCGGGCCCGCTGCCCACCCTCCAGCTCCCAACGGACAGGCCCCGCCCGGCGATTCGCGGCAGCCGCGGCGGGCGGCTCGCATTCCGTCTTCCGGCGCCGCTCGTCGAGCGCATCGACGCCACCAGCAGGGCCGCGGGCACGACGCTGTTCCAGACCTTGCTGGCGGCGTTCTGGGCGTTCCTGGGCCGGCTGTCGGAGCAGGAGGACATCCTGGTGGCGGCGCCGATGATGGATCGCCCCCACCCCGAGGTCGCGGCCTCCATCGGGAACTTCGTGAACACGGTGGTGCACCGGGGAGACCTCCGGGGGGACCCCTCGCTCCGCGCGCTGTTGGGCCGGGCGCGGGCGGTCTCGGTGGAGGCGCAGGTCCATGCCGGCCTGCCCTTCAACCTGCTCGTGGAGGCCCTGCAACCGGAGCGCAGCACGGCCCGGACGCCCATCGCGCAGGTGATGCTCTCGGTGCTGCCGTCGATGCCCCCGGTGCATTTGACCGGGCTGTCCTCCGAGTGGATCGGGCTGGACAACCCCAGCGCCCGGTTCGACCTCCTGCTCGCCTTCTCGCGGGATGACGGGGAGCTGTCCGGGCTGCTCGAATACAGCAGCGACCTCTTCGACGCGGAGACCGCGGTCCGCCTGCGCACCGGGTTCGAGACCTTCTTGTCGGGGGCGGTGGCGGCGCTGGACCTGCCGGTCTCCCGGCTGCCGCTGCTCACGCCCGCCGAACGCACCGGGATCCTCGACGGCTGGAACGCGACGCGGGCCCCCTACTCCTCCGGGCTGTGCCTCCATCAGCTCTTCGAGGCCCGCGCCGACGCGCGGCCCGAGGCGGTCGCGCTGGTGCTGGGGGAGCGCTCCGTCACCTACGGCGAGCTGGAAGCGCGGGCGAACAGGCTGGCCCACCACCTGCGCGGGCTCGGAGTGGGGCCCGGCGTCCCGGTGGCGCTGCTGCTCGAGCGCGGCCTCGAACTCGTGCCCGCCATGCTCGCGGTGCTGAAGGCAGGTGGCTGCTATGTCCCCCTGCCGGCCAGCACCCCGCCCGCCCGCGTGCGAAGGATCCTCGAGGACCACGGCATCGCCACCGTGCTCTCCGATGACGTCACACACCCCACGCTCGACACCCTCCGGGGCTCGCTGCCCGGGCTGAAGAACGTGCTGTGTCTGGATGGGGAAGGCCTGCCGGAGCGGCTGCCCCACACGAGGCCCAGCCGGCTCGCCACCGCGGATGACCTCGCCTACATCATCTTCACCTCGGGCTCGACCGGGACGCCGAAGGGCGTGGCGGTGCGGCACCGGCCGGTCATCAACCTGGTGGAGTGGGTGAACCGCACCTACCGGGTCGGCCCGGACGACCGCGTGCTCTTCGTGACGTCCATCGGCTTCGACCTGTCCGTCTACGACGTGTTCGGGCTCCTCGCGGCCGGAGGCTCCATCCGCGTCGCCACCCAGGATGAGCTGCGAGACCCGAGCGCCCTGGCACGGGTCCTGGAGACGGAGCCCATCACCCTCTGGGACTCGGCCCCCGCCACGCTCGTGCAGTGCGTCCCGTACTTCAAGGGCGGGAGCGGCGGCCGGCTCCGGCGGGTGTTCCTCTCCGGTGACTGGATTCCGGTGACCCTCCCGGAGCAGCTCCGCTCCGCGTTCCCAGCCGCCGAAGTGGTGAGCCTGGGAGGCGCGACCGAGGCCGTCATCTGGTCGAACCACTACCCGATTGGGCGTGTGGACCCTTCCTGGGCGAGCATTCCGTACGGCAAGCCCATCCAGAACGCCCGCTACCATGTCCTGGACCGCCACCTCGAACCCTGCCCGGTGGGAGTCCCAGGAGACCTGTTCATCGCGGGGGACGTGCTCGCGGAGGGGTACGTGGGGGATGCCGCGCTGACGGCGAGCAGGTTCATCGCCGACCCGTGGCGGGGAGAGCCTGGAGCGCGGATGTACCGCACCGGCGACCGGGCCCGGTACCGGCCCGATGGGAACCTGGAGTTCCTCGGGCGGCTCGACCAGCAGGTCAAGATCCGCGGCTTCCGCATCGAACTGGGCGAACTCGAGACGGTGCTCTCACAGCACGCCGGGGTGCGGGCGGCGGTGGTGCTGGCGCACGGCGAGCACTTCGCGCGCGCGCTCTGCGCCTACGTCGTCCCGGCGTCCGGCCGTGCCCCCACCGCCGCGGAGCTGCGCGCCTACCTGCGCGAGCACGTGCCCGACTACATGGTGCCCGCCGCCTTCGTGTTACTGGCTTCGATTCCGCTCACCCCGAGCGGCAAGGTCGACCGGAAGGCCCTGCCCGCCCCGTCCGCGCAGGCCGCCCCGGAAGCCTTCGTCGCTCCCGGTAACGAGCTCGAAGCCCTCGTCTCCGAAGAGTGGCGACAGGCCCTGGGCGTGGACCGCGTGGGCGTGCACGACAACTTCTTCGACCTGGGGGGAAACTCCCTCCTCGTCGTGCAGCTCCACCACCGGCTGGAGCAGCGGCTGGGACGTCCCCTGCCCCTCGTCGAGCTGCTCCAGTTCACCACCGTCCACACGCTCGCGGCGCACCTGCGGCAGTCCCAGCCGGAGCCGAAGGGCGTGGAGGTGAGCGCGGCACGCAGTGATGCCGTGGCGGAGGGCAAGAACCGGCTCCGAGCGCAGCTCGAACGGAAGCGGCGCGGGTAG
- a CDS encoding COG4315 family predicted lipoprotein, with amino-acid sequence MTRHASTRMALYAAAALLLPLSALAHHAMEKDGMWVDHHGMTLYTFDKDGGGKSMCNGECAKNWPPLLVKKGDETAQDKWTQIKRDDGTMQWAYDGKPLYTFIKDKKAGDKTGDGVKDVWHVAKP; translated from the coding sequence ATGACGCGACACGCTTCGACCCGGATGGCGCTGTATGCCGCAGCCGCTTTGCTCCTTCCTCTCTCCGCGCTCGCTCATCATGCGATGGAGAAGGACGGCATGTGGGTTGATCATCACGGCATGACGCTCTACACCTTCGACAAGGACGGCGGCGGCAAGTCCATGTGCAACGGCGAGTGCGCCAAGAACTGGCCCCCACTGCTCGTCAAGAAAGGTGACGAAACGGCACAGGACAAGTGGACCCAAATCAAGCGTGACGACGGGACGATGCAGTGGGCCTATGACGGCAAGCCCCTGTACACCTTCATCAAAGACAAGAAGGCCGGCGACAAGACGGGCGACGGAGTCAAGGACGTCTGGCACGTCGCCAAGCCTTGA
- a CDS encoding sulfotransferase has product MERVPVPTRMYLQGGQAMLQTAELSPAVYEAPFMSDGLRHALEAGEAGLGYRVSAVKELPEDGALPAGLLFHVSRCGSTLVSQMLGTLPGLRAVSEPEVLSLYLLHCAQGACAFDAEVFRRLIKVLGRGSGRYVIKFSSWNLLFLDWIRGALPDVPWVFLTRDATEVMASNFRSPSAPLRWYRRGDPRFKACFPDWPGEARGAPEAFFAWCLARYAQAARRHAGPRGLWVDYAQLPGGVPRHILAHFGLEADVSQRARMEEKGRYRSKGNTRQPFVPDGEAKRAEATEAMREAVKRWL; this is encoded by the coding sequence ATGGAGCGCGTCCCCGTCCCCACCCGGATGTACCTCCAGGGAGGGCAGGCCATGCTCCAGACGGCGGAGCTGTCTCCCGCTGTCTACGAAGCCCCCTTCATGAGCGACGGCCTCCGGCACGCGCTGGAGGCCGGGGAGGCGGGTCTTGGCTACCGCGTGTCCGCGGTGAAGGAGCTGCCGGAGGACGGGGCGCTGCCGGCGGGGCTCCTCTTCCACGTGTCGCGGTGCGGGAGCACGCTGGTGAGCCAGATGCTGGGGACGCTTCCCGGGCTTCGGGCGGTGAGCGAGCCCGAGGTGCTGTCGCTCTACCTGCTGCATTGCGCCCAGGGGGCCTGTGCCTTCGACGCGGAGGTGTTCCGCCGGTTGATCAAGGTCCTGGGGCGGGGGAGCGGGCGCTATGTCATCAAGTTCTCGTCATGGAACCTGCTGTTCCTGGACTGGATCCGGGGCGCGTTGCCGGACGTGCCCTGGGTGTTCCTGACGCGTGACGCGACGGAGGTGATGGCCTCCAACTTCCGCAGCCCGTCGGCGCCCCTGCGGTGGTACCGGCGCGGCGACCCGAGGTTCAAGGCGTGCTTCCCGGACTGGCCCGGTGAGGCACGAGGGGCTCCGGAGGCATTCTTCGCGTGGTGTCTGGCGCGCTACGCGCAGGCGGCACGCCGGCACGCGGGCCCCCGGGGCTTGTGGGTGGACTACGCGCAGCTGCCCGGCGGGGTGCCCCGTCACATCCTGGCCCACTTCGGATTGGAGGCGGATGTGTCGCAGCGGGCGCGGATGGAGGAGAAGGGCCGCTACCGGTCGAAGGGGAACACCCGGCAGCCGTTCGTGCCCGACGGCGAGGCGAAGCGGGCGGAGGCCACGGAGGCCATGCGGGAGGCCGTGAAGCGCTGGCTCTGA
- a CDS encoding aminotransferase class V-fold PLP-dependent enzyme — protein sequence MFKASNSDMAASTAEPADSLSLLTSLTDVGLLSKARGRALTDKLNRFFQAVRAPSQKTDEAFWTAFQQEFGFATVAPSERVTPMNAANLCPEPTALIESLNELRLEYNLNVSQQMRTAQGERVRQLEQTRRSLALGLGLTDPNDLAIMRNATEANNAVNCGFRGWSADGNDTVVMWSENHPTNREAWKMRAEWSGGPTRFKVEEVSFPTNASEADIAAAFISRITPRTRFVTYTETANSNGFRMPESVMKAIWDHVKANRPDCHIHIDGTMAWGARPLNLADAYCHSLVSSAHKWFLGPKETGILFMRKEKTRNFMPSVYGYDYRIVIVPYRELPENALRFELIGQRDDVNIIALDLTQRMWTALQPRKPHERIAQLAQHLMSRLQEAGSRWSLVTPSDPARSWGVVRVEAPKEHREKTLYDWLYQDPRYRVAGSGDDKTFRLCPHIYNTIADVDRAVDGMNAWYEDRRS from the coding sequence TTGTTCAAAGCCAGCAACTCCGACATGGCCGCCAGCACGGCCGAGCCCGCCGACAGCCTCTCCCTCCTCACGTCGCTGACCGACGTAGGCCTCCTCTCCAAGGCGAGGGGACGCGCGCTGACGGACAAGCTGAACCGCTTCTTCCAGGCGGTTCGCGCCCCTTCCCAGAAGACGGACGAGGCGTTCTGGACAGCCTTCCAGCAGGAGTTCGGCTTCGCCACGGTCGCGCCCTCCGAGCGCGTCACGCCGATGAACGCCGCCAACCTCTGCCCGGAGCCCACGGCGCTCATCGAGTCGCTCAACGAGCTGCGCCTCGAATACAACCTCAACGTCTCGCAGCAGATGCGCACCGCGCAGGGCGAGCGGGTGCGCCAGTTGGAGCAGACGCGCAGGAGCCTGGCGCTCGGGCTGGGGCTGACGGACCCGAACGACCTGGCCATCATGCGCAACGCCACGGAGGCGAACAACGCGGTCAACTGCGGCTTCCGAGGCTGGAGCGCGGACGGGAACGACACGGTGGTGATGTGGTCGGAGAACCACCCCACCAACCGCGAGGCATGGAAGATGCGAGCCGAGTGGTCCGGCGGCCCGACGCGATTCAAGGTGGAGGAGGTGAGCTTCCCGACGAACGCCTCGGAGGCGGACATCGCGGCGGCCTTCATCAGCCGCATCACCCCGCGCACGCGCTTCGTGACGTACACGGAGACAGCCAACAGCAACGGCTTCCGCATGCCCGAGTCGGTGATGAAGGCCATCTGGGACCACGTGAAGGCGAACCGTCCGGACTGCCACATCCACATCGACGGGACGATGGCGTGGGGCGCGCGCCCGCTCAACCTGGCGGACGCGTACTGCCACAGCCTCGTGTCCAGCGCGCACAAGTGGTTCCTGGGCCCCAAGGAGACGGGCATCCTCTTCATGCGCAAGGAGAAGACCCGGAACTTCATGCCGAGCGTCTACGGCTACGACTACCGCATCGTCATCGTGCCGTACCGGGAGCTGCCGGAGAACGCGCTGCGGTTCGAGCTCATCGGCCAGCGCGACGACGTGAACATCATCGCGCTCGACCTCACCCAGAGGATGTGGACGGCGCTACAGCCGCGCAAACCCCACGAGCGCATCGCCCAGCTCGCCCAGCACCTCATGTCACGGCTCCAGGAGGCGGGGAGCCGGTGGAGCCTCGTCACGCCGAGCGACCCCGCGCGCAGTTGGGGCGTGGTGCGCGTCGAGGCGCCGAAGGAGCACCGGGAGAAGACGCTGTACGACTGGCTCTACCAGGACCCGCGCTACCGCGTCGCCGGCTCCGGGGACGACAAGACGTTCCGCCTGTGCCCTCACATCTACAACACGATTGCCGATGTGGACCGGGCCGTGGATGGGATGAACGCCTGGTACGAGGACAGGCGCTCGTGA